One Desulfobacteraceae bacterium genomic window carries:
- a CDS encoding glycosyltransferase family 9 protein: MQKIKTLFSAAACAMLYGRPRRPTRPLEGFFKDIRKILVVRDDHIGDLICSLPVFEALKKALPDARTTLVASIYNAQIAEGNPFIDHILHYPKHKHSTHGRRYLSAWKQYRFLKSLRAKGFDLAIGLRSHFSRRQGQIVYASGAPYRLGHIPQRKRYRHLTFFYNIPAANPRSHKHEVERSLDVVRSIGIDLAKPFPKVKIDASSRLFAESQAKRLGIAGFPGIGYHISNRDRVNCWSMDNFSKLIHLLREKYPNACHIITHAPDDRSQALGLAAAGGAGCHAIETSTIKEVGALQQKCQLFVTVDGAPNHLSAALGIPTLTLFGGSDPIVWGPWGPRNRAIKKSDHINEITPQDVLQKAVEMIDNRNPR; this comes from the coding sequence TGCAAAAGATCAAAACCTTATTTTCTGCTGCTGCCTGCGCCATGTTGTATGGCCGCCCCCGACGCCCAACCCGCCCGCTGGAGGGCTTTTTTAAGGATATCAGAAAAATTCTGGTGGTCCGGGACGACCACATCGGGGATTTGATCTGCTCGCTGCCGGTTTTCGAGGCGTTGAAAAAGGCCCTGCCGGACGCCCGGACAACCCTTGTGGCCTCTATCTACAATGCCCAAATCGCGGAGGGCAATCCCTTTATCGATCACATTCTGCACTACCCCAAGCACAAACACAGCACCCATGGCCGTCGCTACCTGTCCGCTTGGAAGCAGTACCGTTTTTTGAAATCATTGCGGGCCAAAGGTTTCGACCTTGCCATCGGTCTGCGCTCCCATTTCAGCCGCCGCCAGGGACAGATCGTCTATGCGTCCGGCGCCCCATACCGGCTGGGGCATATCCCCCAGCGAAAGCGCTACCGCCATCTCACCTTCTTCTACAATATCCCGGCGGCAAATCCCCGATCCCACAAGCATGAAGTGGAAAGAAGCCTGGATGTCGTCCGCTCGATCGGAATCGACTTGGCAAAGCCTTTTCCAAAGGTCAAAATCGATGCGTCCAGCCGGCTTTTTGCAGAATCTCAGGCAAAACGCCTGGGGATCGCGGGGTTCCCCGGTATCGGGTATCACATCAGCAATCGGGATAGGGTGAATTGCTGGTCGATGGACAATTTTTCGAAGTTGATTCACCTGCTCCGAGAAAAATACCCCAACGCCTGCCACATCATCACCCATGCCCCGGATGACCGCAGCCAGGCCCTCGGCCTGGCGGCTGCGGGGGGCGCGGGGTGCCACGCCATCGAGACCAGCACGATTAAAGAGGTCGGCGCTTTGCAGCAGAAATGCCAGCTTTTCGTGACCGTCGACGGGGCCCCCAACCACCTCTCCGCCGCCCTGGGGATTCCCACCCTGACCCTTTTCGGCGGGTCAGACCCGATCGTGTGGGGGCCCTGGGGCCCCCGCAATCGGGCCATCAAAAAAAGCGACCATATCAATGAGATCACGCCGCAGGATGTTCTGCAAAAAGCGGTGGAGATGATCGACAACCGGAACCCGCGTTAA